The Blastocatellia bacterium DNA window CGGCGCGAGAACCAGCCGCCCGGCTTGCAGGCGCTTCAGCGGCTCGTTGTTCTGCGGCCACTGCCAGCCGGGTTGCAGGCGCGGCGCGGCGAATTCATCAACGACCGTGTATTCGGCATTGCGCTCAGGGCTGCCGAAAGGCGAAGCGGCGCGGGCGCTCGGCCCCCGGCCATCGTTGATCGTCGGCCAGCCGTCGCTCCCCCACCGCACCTCGTCGAGCAGCGCCTGGCGTCCGGCGTAAACAAAATCTTTCGGGTGATAGGCGTGATACATCAGGAAGTCGCGGCCTCGCGTGTCGCTCACGATGCTGCCGTGGCCGGGACATTTCCAATGGTCGTTGCCTTTGAGAATCGGATTCGCCGGGTTCTTCTCCCAGGGGCCGAGAAGCCTGTGTGACCGCGCCACGCCGAGCGCGTAATTGCAGCCGCGGCCGCAACAGGCGTTGCCGGAATAGAAGAGATAAAAATAGCCGCCACGTCGCAGGATGAACGGCCCTTCAACCAGATTGCTCTCCCACGCCGTGGTGTTGCGAATCAACTCTTTGCGCTCGCCGACGAGCCGCGTGCCATCGCTTGAAAGCCGCTGCGCCCAGATGGGCGTCGGCTGGTTGCGGCTGTTGCCGTCTTCTTTCCAGACCAGGAAGCGCGCGCCGTTCTCGTCGGTGATGGCCATCGCGTCAATCGAGCCGGCATCCTGGCAGATGAGCGGGCCGTGATCGGTGTAAGGCCCGCGCGGATTCATCGCGGTCATCACCGCGACACAGAGCGAGCCGCCCTTTTTGTGGCCGGTGTAGTAAATGTAATATCGGCCACGGTAGAACGATATCTCCGGCGCCCAGTAATTGCCGTCCGACCAGTCGGGACGCTTCTGCATGGCCGCGCCGACCGTCTGCCAGTTGACCAGATCGCGTGAATGCAGGATGGGAAACAGCGGCGCCCAGTGCGAAGTCGTCGCCGTCGCCCAGTAATCATTGCCGACGCGAATGATCGAAGGGTCGGGATAATCGCCGGCCATCACCGGGTTGGTGTAGGTGGCGCGCGGCTGCGCCATAGCGGTCGCGGCGCAAAACGTCGCCGTGATGGCGATCAGCAGGCTCATCGCACGGCTGCCGGTTCTGAAGGAGAATCGCAGGTTTTTCATTTCCAAATCGCTCGTCCCCTGTGGCGCAATCTGTTAGATTGCGCGAGCCAAAGCGCAATCTAACAGATTGCGCCACATCATTCGTCTTTAAGCGTGAGGGTGATGACCGTGACCGAATGCTCGGGCAACAGCACGTCGAAGCCCGGCGCGGCTTGCGCCATCGAACGCTTGACGGTTACGGCATCGGGCGTCGAAAGGCCGTTCGCGTCGCTGAGCGAGTTTGCCGCAAGCGTCCAGACTTCGGCGCTGCCGTTTGTCTGCGCGCCGGCCAAGTTGACCTTCATGCTGATCGGTTTCGTCTGGTGTGTGTTCACGGCTTTGATGATGATCTGCCGCGCGTCCGCCGTTCGGCTGACAACGGCGTCGAGGTAAGGCACGCCTTTGCCTTCGCGGCTGCTGTCAAACATCGGGCCGTCAATCGTCGCGCGCAAACGCTCGCCGCCGAGGCGATTGGCGTAGAGCGCGTTAGCGTGATAAACCGGCGATACGAAGACCGCGTGGCGGCTCGCCTGGATGATGCCGCCCGGCCAGCCGTTGACCAGGTCGGACACGGCGCTCATCGCTACCAATCCGTTCGTGCGCTCAAAGACGTTCATCAATCGCGCCCCGTAAAGCGCCGAGAGCATCGAATACTGCTGGCGCTCGACCAGATCGAGCCCCCACTCGTTGATGGCCAGTCGTATGTCTCGGCCCGGCACAAGCTCGCGGATCAGGTCGGCGACTTGCGCATAGAACCGCTCATAAAAAAGCGGGCGCGCCATCAGATTGAGCGTGTCGCCGGCCATCTCGTTTCGGCCATAATAATGATGAATCGCCAGGTAATCGATGCCCTGGCCGGCGAGCTTCAAGACCGTGCGATTCCATTTCATGTCGTTGTCGCCGACGGCGATCAGCTTAATCGTCGGGTCAACGGCGCGCATGGCCGCGGCATAACGATTAAAGTTCTTGCCGTAGGTCTTGGCGTTCGAATGTCC harbors:
- a CDS encoding family 43 glycosylhydrolase; protein product: MKNLRFSFRTGSRAMSLLIAITATFCAATAMAQPRATYTNPVMAGDYPDPSIIRVGNDYWATATTSHWAPLFPILHSRDLVNWQTVGAAMQKRPDWSDGNYWAPEISFYRGRYYIYYTGHKKGGSLCVAVMTAMNPRGPYTDHGPLICQDAGSIDAMAITDENGARFLVWKEDGNSRNQPTPIWAQRLSSDGTRLVGERKELIRNTTAWESNLVEGPFILRRGGYFYLFYSGNACCGRGCNYALGVARSHRLLGPWEKNPANPILKGNDHWKCPGHGSIVSDTRGRDFLMYHAYHPKDFVYAGRQALLDEVRWGSDGWPTINDGRGPSARAASPFGSPERNAEYTVVDEFAAPRLQPGWQWPQNNEPLKRLQAGRLVLAPTAPHAEDMLGAVVARATTSGDYEATTAIDMSELEPGAMAGLAAYGDEENALGIALGGGKVIVWRREKGKQQTLATRDVPRGLLVYLRMTARGGDHFHFAVGRDLNNWTEVGEQLNGEYLPPWDRAVRVALTAGGARGAAAKFDWFRIVPRRTVSGSR